A window of Rhododendron vialii isolate Sample 1 chromosome 13a, ASM3025357v1 contains these coding sequences:
- the LOC131313775 gene encoding ADP-ribosylation factor GTPase-activating protein AGD5-like isoform X1: MNQKAGVSKELNAKHRKILDGLLKLPENRECADCKSKGPRWASVNLGIFICMQCSGVHRSLGVHISKVRSATLDTWLPDQVAFIQSMGNEKSNSYWEAELPPKYDRVGIENFIRAKYVDKRWNRRDGKAKSQSPVHEEKPSVNNPEPQIDNGPKYPNPIKQSTEERKGPPLPIKTGSISAAKSNGHVSPNASQRDTPDAKTQEVHQKAETAVPKTNGTPVSSARKVDYATDLFNLLSMNDSNDNNPKPSPANDNASTGIHSAERTSTQVESVCSKSVEIKTQSDPGIEELVRELQWVTTPSNDKPAKDERNNTMNLFDKPTMVSPFSIHQQQEAALAQQQSFLVATGPTSFASPQPYYGSMYHHGPINGVRFPSQMMPTAPLQTNMQMGYLQPSFPTRSAAPPYLTSSPYTTRPVAPNSQMTNYRGNAPASSMANPAPSSNIPAQSGSRDYDLSSLVQGMFTNR, translated from the exons ATGAACCAGAAGGCCGGCGTTTCCAAAGAGCTTAATGCCAAGCACCGAAAG ATATTGGATGGGCTTCTTAAATTACCAGAGAACAGAGAATGTGCTGACTGCAAAAGCAA AGGACCAAGATGGGCTAGTGTGAACCTGGGAATCTTCATTTGCATGCAATGTTCTGGAGTTCACAGAAGTCTTGGAGTACACATATCAAAG GTGAGATCAGCCACACTGGACACATGGCTTCCCGATCAGGTTGCATTTATTCAAT CGATGGGAAATGAGAAATCAAATAGCTATTGGGAAGCTGAGCTGCCTCCCAAGTATGATAGAGTTGGAATCGAGAATTTCATTCGTGCAAA GTATGTAGACAAGAGATGGAATCGAAGGGATGGAAAAGCAAAATCACAATCTCCAGTACATGAAGAGAAGCCGTCGGTCAATAATCCTGAACCTCAGATTGATAATGGACCTAAATATCCCAATCCCATTAAACAGTCTACTGAAGAAAGGAAAGGGCCCCCTCTGCCAATTAAAACTGGAAGTATTTCCGCTGCAAAAAGTAATGGCCATGTTTCCCCTAATGCATCCCAGCGG GATACTCCTGATGCAAAAACACAAGAAGTACATCAGAAAGCAGAAACTGCAGTCCCAAAGACTAATGGTACACCTGTTTCTTCGGCAAGGAAGGTTGATTATGCCACCGATCTTTTCAACTTGCTCTCAATGAATGATTCCAATGATAACAACCCCAAGCCCTCTCCTGCAAATGATAATGCAAGTACGGGAATCCACT CTGCTGAAAGAACATCAACACAAGTGGAAAGTGTCTGCTCAAAATCAGTTGAAATAAAGACCCAATCAGACCCTGGGATCGAGGAATTAGTTAGGGAGTTACAGTGGGTCACAACACCCAGTAATGATAAACCTGCCAAAGACGAGAGGAATAACACTATGAATCTCTTTGATAAG CCAACTATGGTGTCCCCATTTTCTATCCATCAACAACAAGAAGCAGCTCTGGCTCAACAACAGTCCTTTCTCGTGGCTACTGGACCAACGTCTTTCGCAAGTCCCCAACCATATTACGGGAGTATGTATCACCATGGACCAATTAACGGTGTTCGCTTCCCCTCTCAGATGATGCCTACGGCTCCTCTACAAACCAATATGCAG ATGGGATATTTACAACCTTCATTTCCCACAAGGAGTGCTGCTCCTCCTTATCTAACAAGCAG CCCGTATACCACAAGGCCAGTAGCTCCAAATAGCCAAATGACAAACTACAGAGGGAATGCACCAGCTTCTTCGATGGCTAATCCAGCACCGTCATCCAATATTCCAGCTCAATCAGGATCAAGAGATTATGATCTTTCATCATTAGTACAGGGGATGTTTACCAACCGGTGA
- the LOC131313775 gene encoding ADP-ribosylation factor GTPase-activating protein AGD5-like isoform X2 — protein sequence MNQKAGVSKELNAKHRKILDGLLKLPENRECADCKSKGPRWASVNLGIFICMQCSGVHRSLGVHISKVRSATLDTWLPDQVAFIQSMGNEKSNSYWEAELPPKYDRVGIENFIRAKYVDKRWNRRDGKAKSQSPVHEEKPSVNNPEPQIDNGPKYPNPIKQSTEERKGPPLPIKTGSISAAKSNGHVSPNASQRDTPDAKTQEVHQKAETAVPKTNGTPVSSARKVDYATDLFNLLSMNDSNDNNPKPSPANDNATAERTSTQVESVCSKSVEIKTQSDPGIEELVRELQWVTTPSNDKPAKDERNNTMNLFDKPTMVSPFSIHQQQEAALAQQQSFLVATGPTSFASPQPYYGSMYHHGPINGVRFPSQMMPTAPLQTNMQMGYLQPSFPTRSAAPPYLTSSPYTTRPVAPNSQMTNYRGNAPASSMANPAPSSNIPAQSGSRDYDLSSLVQGMFTNR from the exons ATGAACCAGAAGGCCGGCGTTTCCAAAGAGCTTAATGCCAAGCACCGAAAG ATATTGGATGGGCTTCTTAAATTACCAGAGAACAGAGAATGTGCTGACTGCAAAAGCAA AGGACCAAGATGGGCTAGTGTGAACCTGGGAATCTTCATTTGCATGCAATGTTCTGGAGTTCACAGAAGTCTTGGAGTACACATATCAAAG GTGAGATCAGCCACACTGGACACATGGCTTCCCGATCAGGTTGCATTTATTCAAT CGATGGGAAATGAGAAATCAAATAGCTATTGGGAAGCTGAGCTGCCTCCCAAGTATGATAGAGTTGGAATCGAGAATTTCATTCGTGCAAA GTATGTAGACAAGAGATGGAATCGAAGGGATGGAAAAGCAAAATCACAATCTCCAGTACATGAAGAGAAGCCGTCGGTCAATAATCCTGAACCTCAGATTGATAATGGACCTAAATATCCCAATCCCATTAAACAGTCTACTGAAGAAAGGAAAGGGCCCCCTCTGCCAATTAAAACTGGAAGTATTTCCGCTGCAAAAAGTAATGGCCATGTTTCCCCTAATGCATCCCAGCGG GATACTCCTGATGCAAAAACACAAGAAGTACATCAGAAAGCAGAAACTGCAGTCCCAAAGACTAATGGTACACCTGTTTCTTCGGCAAGGAAGGTTGATTATGCCACCGATCTTTTCAACTTGCTCTCAATGAATGATTCCAATGATAACAACCCCAAGCCCTCTCCTGCAAATGATAATGCAA CTGCTGAAAGAACATCAACACAAGTGGAAAGTGTCTGCTCAAAATCAGTTGAAATAAAGACCCAATCAGACCCTGGGATCGAGGAATTAGTTAGGGAGTTACAGTGGGTCACAACACCCAGTAATGATAAACCTGCCAAAGACGAGAGGAATAACACTATGAATCTCTTTGATAAG CCAACTATGGTGTCCCCATTTTCTATCCATCAACAACAAGAAGCAGCTCTGGCTCAACAACAGTCCTTTCTCGTGGCTACTGGACCAACGTCTTTCGCAAGTCCCCAACCATATTACGGGAGTATGTATCACCATGGACCAATTAACGGTGTTCGCTTCCCCTCTCAGATGATGCCTACGGCTCCTCTACAAACCAATATGCAG ATGGGATATTTACAACCTTCATTTCCCACAAGGAGTGCTGCTCCTCCTTATCTAACAAGCAG CCCGTATACCACAAGGCCAGTAGCTCCAAATAGCCAAATGACAAACTACAGAGGGAATGCACCAGCTTCTTCGATGGCTAATCCAGCACCGTCATCCAATATTCCAGCTCAATCAGGATCAAGAGATTATGATCTTTCATCATTAGTACAGGGGATGTTTACCAACCGGTGA
- the LOC131314656 gene encoding uncharacterized protein LOC131314656, producing the protein MDISTMDRGQITLLGSAVCVMLTMHFTIQLLSQHLFYWKNPKEQKAIIIIILMAPIYAIVSFVGLVDIQGSKPFFMFLGSIKECYEALVIAKFLVLMYSYLKISISKNIVPDEIKGREIRHSFPMTLFQPHTVRLNHKTLKLLKFWTWQFVVIRPICSFFMITLQILGTYPSWLSWTFTMILNVSVSLALYSLVIFYHVFAKELEPHKPLAKFLCIKGIVFFCFWQGIVLEIVVALGIIKSNHFWLDVEHIEEAIQNVLVCLEMVVFAVLQQYAYHVAPYSGDAATKMESTKKNE; encoded by the exons ATGGATATATCTACAatggaccgtggacaaatcacTCTTCTAGGATCTGCTGTCTGTGTCATGCTTACAATGCACTTCACAATACAGCTTCTGTCACAGCATCTCTTTTACTGGAAGAACCCAAAGGAGCAGAAGGCCATAATCATCATCATCCTTATGGCTCCAATATATGCCATTGTTTCATTTGTGGGTTTGGTGGATATCCAAGGAAGCAAGCCGTTCTTCATGTTTTTGGGTTCAATAAAGGAATGTTACGAAGCTTTG GTGATTGCTAAGTTCTTGGTACTTATGTACAGTTACTTGAAAATATCCATTAGCAAAAACATAGTGCCAGATGAAATCAAAGGACGGGAAATTCGCCATTCATTCCCAATGACTCTTTTCCAG CCTCATACTGTGCGTCTAAACCACAAAACCCTGAAGCTTCTCAAGTTCTGGACTTGGCAGTTTGTTGTCATTCGCCCGATATGCTCCTTTTTTATGATAACGTTACAGATTCTTGGAACGTATCCCAGTTGGTTGAGCTGGACATTCACCATGATTCTCAACGTTTCAGTTTCATTGGCTCTGTATTCATTGGTGATATTTTATCATGTCTTTGCAAAAGAGTTGGAACCTCACAAGCCTCTTGCAAAGTTCCTGTGCATCAAAGGAATTGTCTTCTTCTGCTTTTGGCAG GGGATAGTGCTGGAGATTGTTGTCGCGCTGGGGATCATCAAATCTAATCATTTCTGGTTGGACGTAGAACACATTGAAGAAGCCATTCAGAATGTCTTGGTGTGTTTGGAGATGGTTGTCTTTGCCGTTCTCCAGCAGTATGCTTACCACGTTGCTCCTTACAGTGGAGATGCCGCCACAAAAATGGAATCAACCAAAAAGAACGAATGA
- the LOC131313775 gene encoding ADP-ribosylation factor GTPase-activating protein AGD5-like isoform X3: protein MPSTERYWMGFLNYQRTENVLTAKASRGPRWASVNLGIFICMQCSGVHRSLGVHISKVRSATLDTWLPDQVAFIQSMGNEKSNSYWEAELPPKYDRVGIENFIRAKYVDKRWNRRDGKAKSQSPVHEEKPSVNNPEPQIDNGPKYPNPIKQSTEERKGPPLPIKTGSISAAKSNGHVSPNASQRDTPDAKTQEVHQKAETAVPKTNGTPVSSARKVDYATDLFNLLSMNDSNDNNPKPSPANDNASTGIHSAERTSTQVESVCSKSVEIKTQSDPGIEELVRELQWVTTPSNDKPAKDERNNTMNLFDKPTMVSPFSIHQQQEAALAQQQSFLVATGPTSFASPQPYYGSMYHHGPINGVRFPSQMMPTAPLQTNMQMGYLQPSFPTRSAAPPYLTSSPYTTRPVAPNSQMTNYRGNAPASSMANPAPSSNIPAQSGSRDYDLSSLVQGMFTNR, encoded by the exons ATGCCAAGCACCGAAAG ATATTGGATGGGCTTCTTAAATTACCAGAGAACAGAGAATGTGCTGACTGCAAAAGCAAGTAG AGGACCAAGATGGGCTAGTGTGAACCTGGGAATCTTCATTTGCATGCAATGTTCTGGAGTTCACAGAAGTCTTGGAGTACACATATCAAAG GTGAGATCAGCCACACTGGACACATGGCTTCCCGATCAGGTTGCATTTATTCAAT CGATGGGAAATGAGAAATCAAATAGCTATTGGGAAGCTGAGCTGCCTCCCAAGTATGATAGAGTTGGAATCGAGAATTTCATTCGTGCAAA GTATGTAGACAAGAGATGGAATCGAAGGGATGGAAAAGCAAAATCACAATCTCCAGTACATGAAGAGAAGCCGTCGGTCAATAATCCTGAACCTCAGATTGATAATGGACCTAAATATCCCAATCCCATTAAACAGTCTACTGAAGAAAGGAAAGGGCCCCCTCTGCCAATTAAAACTGGAAGTATTTCCGCTGCAAAAAGTAATGGCCATGTTTCCCCTAATGCATCCCAGCGG GATACTCCTGATGCAAAAACACAAGAAGTACATCAGAAAGCAGAAACTGCAGTCCCAAAGACTAATGGTACACCTGTTTCTTCGGCAAGGAAGGTTGATTATGCCACCGATCTTTTCAACTTGCTCTCAATGAATGATTCCAATGATAACAACCCCAAGCCCTCTCCTGCAAATGATAATGCAAGTACGGGAATCCACT CTGCTGAAAGAACATCAACACAAGTGGAAAGTGTCTGCTCAAAATCAGTTGAAATAAAGACCCAATCAGACCCTGGGATCGAGGAATTAGTTAGGGAGTTACAGTGGGTCACAACACCCAGTAATGATAAACCTGCCAAAGACGAGAGGAATAACACTATGAATCTCTTTGATAAG CCAACTATGGTGTCCCCATTTTCTATCCATCAACAACAAGAAGCAGCTCTGGCTCAACAACAGTCCTTTCTCGTGGCTACTGGACCAACGTCTTTCGCAAGTCCCCAACCATATTACGGGAGTATGTATCACCATGGACCAATTAACGGTGTTCGCTTCCCCTCTCAGATGATGCCTACGGCTCCTCTACAAACCAATATGCAG ATGGGATATTTACAACCTTCATTTCCCACAAGGAGTGCTGCTCCTCCTTATCTAACAAGCAG CCCGTATACCACAAGGCCAGTAGCTCCAAATAGCCAAATGACAAACTACAGAGGGAATGCACCAGCTTCTTCGATGGCTAATCCAGCACCGTCATCCAATATTCCAGCTCAATCAGGATCAAGAGATTATGATCTTTCATCATTAGTACAGGGGATGTTTACCAACCGGTGA